One Caretta caretta isolate rCarCar2 chromosome 24, rCarCar1.hap1, whole genome shotgun sequence genomic region harbors:
- the LOC142070049 gene encoding IgGFc-binding protein-like, whose translation MFSLFQVNGVSHNLPVIVADGQLRAYQHGTNILVQTNFGLTVSYDLVYQARVTIPGSYEGQTCGLCGNYNGREDEEFLLPNGRTAPDEAAFGSAWEVEIPGASCTDRCAGNSCPVCEEKKKDVFRGRNYCGLLTDPDSPFAACHGVVSPSVYQSNCLYDVCLGNGDSQVLCQSIHSYVTACQEAGAPIQPWRSASFCPVSCPANSHYEVCADLCTTTCSGDIMDCPETCAEGCQCDDGFFFDGQGCVTLESCGCFERGRYYKPNETVLMSECQQSCTCVPARGVTCKAQGCSREEICQIRDGVRACVSKDIPKPSCSVVRCREGTICKMINGQAECVPVSQTTCWAGGYLHYHTFDGRVYDFHGTCNYTVAKTCRDDSVLPSFHVIAKSENSGNTQVFYIESVTVQVDGVTVTAARTEVGFVGCGHALTGGTYVNR comes from the exons atgttctctctcttccaggtgAACGGGGTGTCCCACAACCTCCCAGTAATCGTGGCTGATGGGCAACTTAGAGCATATCAACATGGCACAAACATTCTGGTGCAAACCAACTTCGGCCTCACTGTGAGCTATGACCTGGTTTACCAGGCCAGGGTCACCATCCCAGGAAGTTACGAGGGCCAGACGTGCGGCCTGTGCGGGAACTACAATGGACGGGAAGACGAGGAGTTCCTGCTCCCCAATGGCAGGACAGCCCCTGATGAGGCAGCATTTGGCTCTGCTTGGGAAGTCGAGATCCCAGGAGCATCCTGTACAGACAGATGTGCTGGAAACAGCTGTCCAGTTTGCGAAGAGAAGAAGAAGGATGTCTTCAGAGGGCGCAACTACTGTGGGCTGCTCACAGACCCCGACAGCCCCTTCGCAGCCTGCCACGGCGTGGTCAGCCCCAGCGTGTATCAGAGCAACTGCCTGTATGATGTGTGCCTGGGCAATGGGGATTCCCAGGTCCTGTGCCAGAGCATCCACAGCTACGTGACAGCCTGCCAAGAGGCTGGGGCCCCCATCCAGCCCTGGAGGAGCGCCTCCTTCTGCC CTGTGAgctgcccagccaacagccactaCGAGGTCTGCGCTGACCTCTGCACCACCACCTGCTCTGGAGACATCATGGACTGCCCGGAGACCTGTGCTGAAGGCTGCCAGTGTGACGACGGCTTCTTCTTCGATGGCCAGGGCTGTGTGACTCTGGAGAGCTGTGGGTGCTTCGAACGTGGGAGATATTACAAG CCCAATGAGACGGTCCTGATGAGTGAATGCCAGCAAAGCTGCACGTGTGTTCCTGCCCGAGGGGTGACCTGTAAAGCCCAGGGCTGCTCCCGAGAAGAAATCTGCCAGATTAGAGATGGCGTCAGGGCCTGCGTCAGCAAAG ATATTCCAAAGCCATCGTGCAGTGTGGTCCGCTGCAGAGAAGGAACTATTTGCAAGATGATAAATGGGCAGGCAGAGTGTGTGCCAGTCTCTCAGACCACGTGCTGGGCTGGAGGTTACTTGCATTACCACACCTTCGATGGACGGGTGTATGATTTCCACGGCACCTGCAACTACACGGTGGCCAAGACCTGCAGGGATGACTCCGTCCTGCCCTCCTTCCACGTCATAGCTAAGAGCGAGAACAGTGGAAACACACAGGTCTTCTACATTGAGTCGGTGACTGTCCAGGTGGATGGAGTCACTGTCACAGCAGCCAGGACTGAGGTCGGCTTTGTGGGG tgtggcCATGCCCTGACGGGTGGTACCTATGTCAACAGGTGA